Proteins encoded together in one Anoxybacillus flavithermus window:
- a CDS encoding M50 family metallopeptidase, whose translation MNKWLSTFMNIHIHPMLWFIALIAIMTAQFQTLLLLFWIVLWHELGHVVAAHLFSWRVKRILLLPFGGVAEMDEHGNRPFHEEFIVTIAGPFQHIVIFFIAYIAHYVNILSDEWYKQLLEYNLSILLINLLPIWPLDGGKLLFLYRTMRTSFRRAHEQALYASIFFLSVCFICLLTMAPMQINLWIIVCFLAHAIWFEWKQRTYVWIRFLLERYYGKRIEYRALKRLVVDANDPLFRVLLLFHRGKKHAIIVKKNQMEMELDENELLYAYFHEKRTNEPIGHLLYTY comes from the coding sequence TTGAATAAATGGCTCTCTACGTTTATGAACATTCACATCCATCCGATGCTTTGGTTCATTGCGCTCATTGCGATTATGACTGCGCAATTTCAAACGCTCCTCTTACTATTTTGGATTGTGCTTTGGCATGAGCTTGGGCATGTTGTCGCGGCACATCTTTTTTCGTGGCGTGTGAAACGCATCCTGCTTTTGCCATTTGGGGGGGTGGCTGAAATGGATGAGCACGGGAACCGCCCGTTCCATGAAGAATTTATCGTTACAATCGCAGGTCCATTTCAGCATATTGTTATTTTTTTTATTGCGTACATTGCTCATTATGTGAATATTTTATCAGATGAGTGGTACAAGCAATTGCTTGAGTATAATTTATCCATTTTACTCATCAATTTATTACCGATTTGGCCGCTCGATGGAGGAAAGTTATTGTTCCTTTACCGTACAATGCGTACATCGTTTCGAAGGGCGCATGAACAAGCGCTTTATGCGTCGATCTTTTTTTTAAGCGTATGTTTTATCTGTTTATTGACGATGGCGCCGATGCAAATCAATTTATGGATCATTGTTTGTTTTTTAGCACATGCCATTTGGTTTGAATGGAAGCAACGAACGTATGTATGGATCCGTTTTTTGCTTGAACGTTACTATGGAAAACGAATAGAATATCGAGCGTTAAAACGTCTTGTCGTGGATGCAAATGATCCTTTATTTCGCGTCCTTCTTCTATTTCATCGAGGGAAAAAACATGCGATTATTGTAAAGAAAAATCAAATGGAAATGGAGCTCGATGAAAACGAATTGCTGTATGCATATTTTCATGAAAAACGAACGAATGAACCGATCGGCCATTTACTTTATACGTATTGA
- a CDS encoding ribosomal-processing cysteine protease Prp yields the protein MIRITINRTAEGTIRSFTISGHAQFAKRGQDIVCAGVSAISFGAVNAIIALTNVKPIIQQGKDGYLHCELPTIEDAKVLADVQLLLEGMIVSLQTIERDYGKYVNITTKTL from the coding sequence ATGATTCGTATAACGATTAATCGAACGGCAGAAGGAACGATCCGTTCCTTTACCATTAGCGGACACGCTCAGTTTGCGAAGCGTGGGCAAGACATTGTATGTGCTGGTGTATCCGCTATCTCGTTTGGTGCGGTCAATGCAATCATTGCCTTGACGAATGTGAAACCGATCATTCAACAAGGAAAGGACGGCTATCTTCATTGTGAACTTCCGACAATTGAAGATGCGAAAGTGTTAGCCGACGTGCAACTTCTTCTTGAAGGAATGATCGTGTCGCTCCAAACGATTGAGCGTGATTACGGAAAATACGTCAACATAACGACGAAAACGTTGTAG
- the rplU gene encoding 50S ribosomal protein L21 has product MYAIIETGGKQIKVQEGQAIYIEKIDAAEGETVTFDKVLFVGGENVKVGNPTVAGATVTAKVEKHGRQKKIIVFKYKPKKNYRRKQGHRQPYTKVVIEKINA; this is encoded by the coding sequence ATGTACGCGATTATTGAAACTGGTGGAAAACAAATTAAAGTACAAGAAGGTCAAGCCATTTACATCGAGAAAATCGATGCAGCAGAAGGCGAAACAGTAACATTTGACAAAGTGTTATTTGTAGGTGGCGAAAACGTAAAAGTTGGCAACCCTACAGTCGCTGGTGCAACAGTAACGGCGAAAGTTGAAAAACATGGTCGTCAAAAGAAGATCATCGTTTTCAAATATAAGCCAAAGAAAAACTATCGTCGTAAACAAGGTCATCGCCAACCATACACAAAAGTTGTCATCGAAAAAATTAACGCATAA
- the rpmA gene encoding 50S ribosomal protein L27, producing the protein MLRLDLQFFASKKGVGSTKNGRDSIAKRLGAKRADGQFVTGGSILYRQRGTKIYPGLNVGRGGDDTLYAKVDGIVRFERMGRDRKKVSVYPVVKEA; encoded by the coding sequence ATGTTGCGTTTAGATCTTCAGTTTTTCGCATCGAAAAAAGGGGTAGGTTCAACAAAGAACGGTCGTGATTCGATCGCAAAACGTCTTGGCGCGAAGCGTGCAGACGGTCAATTCGTTACAGGCGGTTCTATTCTTTACCGTCAACGCGGAACAAAAATTTACCCAGGATTGAACGTAGGCCGCGGTGGCGATGACACACTTTATGCGAAAGTTGATGGCATCGTTCGTTTCGAGCGCATGGGTCGCGATCGTAAAAAAGTGAGTGTTTATCCTGTCGTGAAAGAAGCATAA